The following are from one region of the Amycolatopsis sp. QT-25 genome:
- a CDS encoding DUF5685 family protein — protein sequence MFGIIRPCRHRLSAGLHADWLAHLCGLCLALRDEHGQLARMVTNYDGLLISALVEAQSPRAEGRRDAGPCPLRAMKGTSVAKGGGAQLAAAVSLVLASAKISDHVEDRDGAFARRSVALAARRVATRWADQGSRTGIRVGFDTAVLTEAVDRQAELENAVRLGDSAVLATEPAELATAAAFAHTAVLAGRPENAAPLAEAGRLFGRAAHLLDAVEDLAEDEAAGAWNPLAATGTGLTEARRLCEDAVLGVELALREVAFDQPKLVHALLVHELRQAVRRAFGHNLTGHGPRQPPPGWIGPGPQPQRHPHQHPHQPYPSQRYPQGGHQPPPPPPGAPGGGPPQEPPKEKRKHGGAPTNGQGGCCWTPKFRVPAQPRGFFFGCAVASYMCCSCQFCCRDPFPGAWSGKPHEAWCNNCDGCDCCNCCDCSC from the coding sequence ATGTTCGGGATCATCAGGCCGTGCCGTCACCGGCTCTCCGCGGGCCTGCACGCGGACTGGCTCGCCCATCTGTGCGGCCTTTGCCTGGCACTGCGCGACGAACACGGACAGCTCGCCCGCATGGTGACGAACTACGACGGCTTGCTCATCTCGGCACTCGTCGAAGCCCAGTCGCCCCGTGCGGAGGGACGGCGCGACGCCGGCCCTTGCCCGCTTCGGGCGATGAAGGGGACGTCGGTCGCGAAGGGAGGCGGAGCCCAGCTCGCGGCGGCGGTCTCCCTGGTGCTGGCCTCGGCCAAGATCAGTGACCACGTCGAGGACCGTGACGGCGCCTTCGCGCGGCGCTCAGTCGCTCTCGCCGCGAGGCGGGTCGCGACGCGGTGGGCGGATCAGGGGAGCCGCACGGGCATCCGGGTCGGCTTCGACACGGCGGTCCTGACCGAGGCCGTCGACCGGCAGGCCGAGCTCGAAAACGCCGTCCGGCTCGGTGATTCGGCCGTCCTCGCCACTGAACCCGCCGAGCTGGCGACAGCCGCCGCGTTCGCCCACACCGCCGTGCTGGCGGGGCGTCCGGAGAACGCCGCGCCGCTGGCCGAGGCCGGACGCCTGTTCGGCCGGGCCGCGCATCTGCTGGACGCCGTCGAGGATCTCGCCGAGGACGAGGCCGCCGGCGCGTGGAATCCGCTGGCGGCCACCGGAACCGGGCTGACCGAGGCTCGTCGGCTGTGCGAGGACGCCGTGCTCGGCGTCGAACTCGCCCTCCGCGAGGTGGCCTTCGATCAGCCCAAGCTGGTGCACGCCCTCCTGGTCCACGAACTGCGGCAAGCGGTGCGACGCGCTTTCGGGCACAACCTCACCGGTCACGGTCCGCGGCAGCCGCCGCCGGGCTGGATCGGGCCCGGCCCCCAGCCGCAGCGGCATCCCCATCAGCACCCCCACCAGCCCTATCCTTCCCAGCGGTATCCGCAGGGCGGTCACCAACCGCCGCCTCCGCCGCCGGGCGCTCCCGGCGGCGGTCCGCCGCAGGAGCCGCCGAAGGAGAAGCGGAAACACGGCGGCGCGCCGACCAACGGTCAGGGCGGTTGCTGCTGGACGCCGAAGTTCCGGGTGCCCGCTCAGCCGAGGGGGTTCTTCTTCGGTTGCGCGGTGGCGAGCTACATGTGCTGTTCGTGCCAGTTCTGCTGCCGGGACCCGTTTCCCGGGGCCTGGAGCGGGAAGCCGCACGAGGCCTGGTGCAACAACTGTGACGGTTGTGACTGCTGCAACTGTTGTGACTGCTCCTGCTGA
- a CDS encoding DUF402 domain-containing protein: MTALHPPKVEYFDPAAKTNTDPKGFVRDVDEYREEPFGLYMARPAPGRRQFHYIESWLLPGLGLRITDFWFNPGHERDQDFYLDVVDIRRENGVWIATDLYLDLVLRDRKSVRVIDTDELLAAVTGGLISPADGERALGVSHTTVDGLATHGHDLRGWLSTKDIALGWRRH; the protein is encoded by the coding sequence ATGACCGCGCTGCACCCGCCCAAGGTCGAGTACTTCGACCCCGCCGCGAAGACCAACACCGATCCGAAGGGCTTCGTGAGGGACGTCGACGAGTACCGCGAAGAGCCCTTCGGCCTCTACATGGCACGGCCGGCCCCAGGGCGGCGACAGTTCCACTACATCGAGTCCTGGCTGCTGCCGGGGCTCGGTCTCCGGATCACCGATTTCTGGTTCAACCCCGGCCACGAACGCGATCAGGACTTCTACCTCGACGTCGTCGACATCCGCCGCGAGAACGGCGTCTGGATCGCCACCGACCTTTATCTGGACCTCGTCCTGCGGGACAGGAAATCCGTCCGGGTGATCGACACCGACGAACTGCTCGCCGCGGTCACCGGCGGGCTGATCTCCCCCGCCGACGGCGAACGCGCGCTGGGCGTCAGTCACACGACCGTCGACGGGCTGGCCACCCACGGCCACGATCTGCGCGGCTGGCTGTCCACGAAGGACATCGCACTCGGCTGGCGACGGCACTGA
- a CDS encoding glycosyltransferase family 39 protein: MVVETEGLRERSGERERAEVAPFARTPVLAIAGAMGAVLAATAGRYGYFGDELYFLAAGRHLDWGYADQPPLLPLLARLMDTFGADSPFVLRIPAMLAMVAGVVLTALIARELGGGRKAQMIAAAAFAVSLQMLGSGHYLATSTIDPFLWTLLLWLLVRWVRIRADGLLLFSGVVTGFALNTKFLIGAFWVVALVAAVASGPRDLLRRPALWLGALIAAAMIAPTLGWQAANGWPQLTMGAAISQEVSADWGGRATFVPTLVTSAGVPIGMVLVCYGLWRLLRSERLRPYRFLGWTALGLLAVFLLANGRYYYAAGMFAPLFAAASVEIEAGRASKYWRWIATWPVYLVAAVIAIPQALPILPRSALATAPDWARPVFAGEEIGWREITESVAQAYRAVPEPSHTGIIAAKYWQASAIDHYGPELGLPSPSSPNRGYVTLPRPPESARDILFVGNDPSGLVPYFTRVREVGALDNRAGVQNVSQGMKIWLATGRNGPWDTVWPKLADWGF, from the coding sequence GTGGTCGTCGAGACCGAGGGACTCCGGGAACGATCCGGTGAGCGAGAGCGCGCGGAGGTCGCGCCCTTCGCCAGGACACCGGTGCTGGCGATCGCCGGAGCGATGGGGGCGGTACTCGCGGCGACGGCCGGCCGTTACGGCTACTTCGGCGACGAACTGTACTTCCTGGCGGCCGGTCGGCATCTGGACTGGGGGTATGCCGACCAGCCGCCGTTGTTGCCACTCCTGGCGCGGCTGATGGACACGTTCGGCGCCGATTCGCCGTTCGTCCTGCGGATTCCGGCGATGCTGGCGATGGTCGCCGGTGTCGTGCTCACCGCGTTGATCGCCAGGGAGCTGGGCGGTGGCCGCAAGGCGCAGATGATCGCGGCGGCGGCCTTCGCGGTGTCGCTCCAGATGCTCGGCAGCGGGCACTACCTGGCGACCAGCACGATCGACCCGTTCCTGTGGACGCTGCTGCTCTGGCTGCTCGTCCGGTGGGTACGGATCCGCGCGGACGGGCTCCTGCTCTTCAGCGGCGTGGTGACCGGATTCGCGCTGAACACGAAGTTCCTCATCGGGGCGTTCTGGGTCGTCGCGCTGGTCGCCGCGGTGGCGTCCGGTCCCCGCGATCTCCTCCGTCGTCCGGCGCTCTGGCTCGGCGCGCTGATCGCCGCCGCGATGATCGCGCCCACCCTCGGCTGGCAAGCGGCCAACGGATGGCCACAGTTGACGATGGGCGCGGCGATCTCCCAAGAGGTCTCGGCGGACTGGGGCGGGCGGGCCACCTTCGTCCCGACCCTGGTGACGAGCGCGGGCGTGCCGATCGGGATGGTCCTGGTCTGCTACGGACTGTGGCGGCTGCTGCGCTCGGAACGCCTGCGGCCGTACCGGTTCCTGGGGTGGACCGCGCTCGGGTTACTCGCCGTGTTCCTGCTGGCGAACGGCCGTTACTACTACGCGGCGGGGATGTTCGCCCCGCTGTTCGCCGCCGCGTCGGTGGAGATCGAAGCGGGTCGGGCGTCGAAGTACTGGCGCTGGATCGCCACTTGGCCGGTGTACCTGGTGGCCGCCGTGATCGCGATCCCGCAGGCGCTTCCGATCCTCCCGCGGTCCGCCCTGGCGACCGCCCCGGACTGGGCGCGGCCGGTCTTCGCCGGCGAAGAGATCGGCTGGCGGGAGATCACGGAGTCGGTGGCACAGGCGTACCGGGCCGTTCCCGAACCATCGCATACCGGCATCATCGCGGCGAAGTACTGGCAGGCCAGCGCGATCGACCACTATGGCCCGGAGCTCGGGCTTCCGTCGCCGTCGAGTCCCAACCGCGGCTATGTGACGCTGCCGAGGCCGCCGGAATCGGCACGCGACATCCTGTTCGTCGGGAACGACCCTTCGGGACTCGTGCCGTACTTCACGCGAGTGCGTGAGGTCGGCGCGCTCGACAACCGGGCCGGGGTGCAGAACGTGAGTCAGGGCATGAAGATCTGGCTGGCCACCGGCCGGAACGGGCCCTGGGACACGGTATGGCCGAAACTCGCGGACTGGGGCTTCTGA
- the coaE gene encoding dephospho-CoA kinase: MLRVGLTGGIGAGKSTVANRLSEHGAVIVDSDKIAREVVEPGTPGLAELVEAFGEGILASDGSLDRAALAAKAFADEESRNRLNAIVHPRVGARTAELMAAAAPDAIVVHDIPLLVEGGLAPMYHLVLVVDAPEEVRVRRLVEARGMAEADARARIKAQATTDQRRAVADVWFDNSGAPDIVLADVDALWADRLTPFEANVRLRKPRAPMSPKIAPYDETWPVQAERALARIRVVAGDDAVRVDHLGSTSVPGLPAKDILDLQLTVSTLDKADELAERLSDAGFPRAEGEWFDDAHGEEGTWPKRFHFGGDPRRPVNLHVRSQETPAWRLALLFPEWLRQNPDERAAYAAVKNDMAAKHAGDGTVEGYTDEKQVWVDAAFTRAEAWAESTGWTP, translated from the coding sequence ATGCTGCGTGTGGGCCTGACCGGCGGGATCGGCGCCGGAAAATCGACGGTGGCGAACCGGCTTTCCGAGCACGGTGCCGTCATCGTCGATTCCGACAAGATCGCCAGGGAGGTCGTCGAGCCGGGGACACCGGGGCTCGCCGAGCTCGTCGAGGCGTTCGGGGAAGGCATCCTCGCCTCCGACGGTTCGCTCGACCGCGCCGCGCTCGCCGCCAAGGCGTTCGCCGACGAAGAGTCGCGCAATCGGCTGAATGCGATCGTCCATCCGAGGGTCGGCGCCCGGACCGCGGAGTTGATGGCGGCCGCGGCGCCGGACGCGATCGTCGTCCACGACATCCCGTTGCTGGTCGAGGGCGGGCTCGCGCCGATGTACCACCTCGTCCTCGTGGTCGACGCGCCGGAGGAGGTCCGCGTCCGCCGTCTTGTCGAAGCACGGGGCATGGCCGAGGCCGACGCGCGGGCCCGGATCAAGGCGCAGGCCACGACCGATCAGCGCCGGGCCGTGGCCGACGTCTGGTTCGACAACAGCGGGGCGCCCGACATCGTGCTCGCGGACGTCGACGCGTTGTGGGCCGACCGGCTGACCCCGTTCGAGGCGAACGTGCGGCTCCGCAAACCGCGGGCGCCGATGTCGCCGAAGATCGCGCCGTACGACGAGACCTGGCCCGTGCAGGCCGAGCGGGCACTCGCGCGGATCCGCGTGGTGGCGGGTGACGACGCCGTACGGGTCGATCATCTCGGTTCGACCTCCGTACCGGGGCTGCCGGCCAAGGACATCCTCGACCTGCAGCTGACGGTGTCCACTTTGGACAAGGCCGACGAGCTGGCCGAACGGCTTTCCGACGCCGGGTTCCCGCGTGCGGAAGGCGAATGGTTCGACGACGCGCACGGCGAAGAGGGCACCTGGCCCAAGCGGTTCCACTTCGGTGGCGATCCGCGCCGCCCGGTCAACCTGCACGTCCGCTCCCAGGAGACGCCGGCCTGGCGGCTCGCGCTGCTGTTCCCGGAATGGCTGCGGCAGAACCCGGACGAACGTGCCGCCTACGCCGCGGTCAAGAACGACATGGCCGCGAAGCACGCCGGCGACGGGACGGTCGAGGGATACACCGACGAGAAACAGGTCTGGGTCGACGCTGCCTTCACGCGCGCCGAAGCCTGGGCGGAGTCGACCGGCTGGACCCCGTGA